From a region of the Oryza sativa Japonica Group chromosome 6, ASM3414082v1 genome:
- the LOC4340946 gene encoding amine oxidase [copper-containing] alpha 2, peroxisomal: protein MYPPLVLVLAIFFAVATAIAALSSPLPHPLDPLSPTELTAVRSAVLAFSLVASRPISFHYVGLDEPEKPDVLSHTNAAAAAILPRRAFVIARAGGLSHEFYVDVTNTSAPRVVSHGIHDGPGFPMFTTEEQVAAGQLSREYPPFRESLQRRGLALTNVGCGVFSMGWFGKNEARRLAKVQCFIVAGGTANYYARPLEGVTLLVDVEKLVIVAYRDRAAYSVPKAEGTDYRAGKARPPFNGAVPAPGVVVQPEGKGFHIDDHIVRWANWEFHVGFDMRAGTVISMASVHDADADLWRRVLYRGFASEIFVPYMDPEEEWYFHTFMDAGEYGLGVSAVPLQPEADYPANAAYMDGYYVDADGKPVKSENIICVFERYAGDIAWRHTGVAGPIAPITEVRPDVTLVVRMVVTVGNYDYTLDWEFKTVGSIKTVVSLSGILEMKATNYTHVDQIRDDIHGTLIAENTVGVYHDHFITYHLDLDIDGTKNSFIKNTIIPKRNTGVRATGGAPTPRSYWTVLYEVAETEAEGQVNINGAPADLLFVNPSKKTKVGNEVGYRLIPAGATATSLLANNDYPQRRASYTKKQVWVTPYNKSEK, encoded by the exons ATGTATCCGCCTCTGGTTCTGGTCCTTGCAATCTTCTTCGCCGTGGCCACTGCCATAGCGGCCTTGTCGAGTCCCCTCCCGCACCCACTCGACCCACTTTCTCCCACGGAGCTCACGGCGGTAAGGTCCGCCGTCCTCGCCTTCTCTCTCGTCGCTTCCCGCCCGATATCCTTTCACTATGTCGGCCTCGATGAGCCGGAGAAGCCCGATGTCCTCTCTCacaccaacgccgccgccgccgccatcctcccaCGCCGCGCGTTTGTGATCGCCCGAGCCGGCGGCCTCTCCCATGAGTTTTACGTCGATGTCACCAACACCTCCGCTCCCCGTGTGGTTTCGCATGGTATTCACGATGGCCCTGGCTTCCCAATGTTCACGACCGAGGAGCAGGTGGCGGCGGGACAGCTTTCACGCGAGTACCCTCCCTTCAGGGAATCCTTGCAGCGACGTGGGCTGGCCTTGACCAATGTGGGGTGCGGGGTGTTCTCCATGGGATGGTTTGGAAAGAATGAGGCGAGGCGGTTGGCGAAGGTGCAGTGCTTCATTGTTGCAGGCGGCACCGCCAATTACTATGCGCGGCCACTGGAAGGCGTGACGCTGCTGGTGGATGTCGAGAAACTGGTTATCGTTGCGTATAGAGATAGGGCAGCGTACTCGGTGCCCAAAGCTGAGGGGACCGACTACCGCGCCGGCAAGGCTAGGCCACCGTTCAACGGAGCGGTGCCGGCGCCTGGCGTCGTGGTGCAGCCGGAGGGCAAGGGCTTCCACATAGACGATCATATTGTCAG GTGGGCCAACTGGGAGTTCCACGTGGGTTTTGACATGCGAGCCGGCACAGTCATCTCTATGGCTTCTGTCCACGACGCTGATGCCGACCTATGGCGGCGGGTTCTCTACCGCGGTTTCGCCTCGGAGATCTTCGTGCCATATATGGACCCGGAGGAGGAGTGGTACTTCCACACATTCATGGACGCCGGTGAGTACGGCCTTGGCGTCTCGGCTGTCCCGCTGCAGCCTGAGGCTGATTACCCAGCCAACGCCGCCTACATGGATGGTTATTACGTCGACGCGGACGGCAAGCCGGTGAAGTCGGAGAACATCATCTGTGTGTTCGAGCGGTACGCCGGCGATATTGCATGGCGCCACACCGGGGTCGCGGGACCAATCGCACCG ATCACGGAGGTCCGGCCAGACGTGACCTTGGTGGTGAGGATGGTGGTGACGGTTGGAAATTATGACTACACATTGGACTGGGAGTTCAAAACCGTTGGCTCCATCAAGACCGTG GTGTCCCTTAGTGGTATCTTGGAGATGAAGGCGACGAATTACACACATGTCGACCAGATTAGAGATGACATACATGGCACGCTGATTGCCGAGAACACCGTCGGTGTCTACCATGACCACTTCATTACCTACCACCTTGACCTTGACATTGATGGTACCAAGAACTCTTTCATCAAAAATACCATCATTCCAAAACGCAACACGGGCGTTCGTGCAACCGGCGGTGCTCCCACACCAAGGAGCTACTGGACGGTACTCTATGAGGTGGCCGAAACTGAGGCTGAAGGCCAGGTGAACATTAATGGCGCACCTGCTGATCTCCTCTTCGTTAACCCAAGCAAGAAGACAAAAGTTGGCAATGAGGTCGGTTACCGGCTCATTCCAGCCGGTGCGACGGCAACATCATTGTTGGCCAACAACGACTACCCACAGCGCCGAGCAAGCTACACTAAGAAACAGGTGTGGGTTACGCCATATAACAAGTCGGAGAAGTAG